A window of the Desulfatirhabdium butyrativorans DSM 18734 genome harbors these coding sequences:
- a CDS encoding lysylphosphatidylglycerol synthase transmembrane domain-containing protein, translating into MKRYLKSLLQMIISMAILGALVFWMDREKAKWLLHEARFGYLVLTFLLCLADRFLMGFKFRFLLRAISIRITQVEMFRIYYICSLQGLVIPFGVGPDLLKYWRIRKLGVPHADLVAAILMERFLGMAATACLILGSIALLVLRLSRAVSSYLVVFFLVIAAGVSGIAGLAFSTPFRNRLFQVFRIRRLSTMGRIEPYYQAFARFRGNERIIAGFWGLSFLEQFIPVLVIFFVARALSVGVSFTDCLAVIPITTFVERLPLSFDGIGVREMSNVFLFGLIHIDYDTSLTFSLVAYGVFLASLAPAALWAFFEPLRPEPVVENSPPGGPV; encoded by the coding sequence ATGAAACGCTACTTGAAAAGCCTGTTGCAAATGATCATCAGCATGGCTATTCTTGGCGCTCTCGTGTTCTGGATGGACCGGGAAAAGGCCAAATGGCTTCTGCATGAAGCCAGGTTCGGGTACCTGGTCCTGACGTTTCTGCTCTGCCTGGCAGATCGCTTTCTGATGGGGTTCAAGTTTCGGTTCCTGCTGCGGGCCATTTCGATCCGGATCACTCAGGTGGAGATGTTCCGGATTTATTATATCTGCAGTCTGCAGGGGCTGGTGATTCCGTTTGGCGTCGGCCCGGATCTTCTGAAATACTGGCGTATCCGGAAACTCGGTGTGCCGCATGCGGATCTGGTGGCTGCGATTCTGATGGAGCGGTTTCTGGGCATGGCCGCAACGGCATGCCTGATTCTGGGAAGCATTGCCCTTCTGGTGCTGCGGCTTTCCCGAGCCGTTTCGTCCTATTTGGTTGTGTTTTTTCTGGTGATCGCGGCAGGGGTTTCAGGCATTGCAGGCTTGGCCTTTTCGACGCCTTTTCGGAATCGGCTGTTTCAAGTGTTCCGGATCCGGCGTCTTTCGACGATGGGTCGCATCGAGCCATACTACCAGGCGTTTGCGCGGTTCAGAGGGAATGAACGCATCATTGCCGGTTTCTGGGGCCTTTCTTTTCTCGAGCAGTTTATTCCGGTACTGGTGATTTTTTTTGTGGCTCGGGCCCTGTCCGTCGGCGTGTCGTTTACGGATTGTCTGGCGGTCATTCCCATCACGACATTTGTGGAGCGGCTTCCCTTGTCTTTTGACGGGATCGGGGTGCGGGAAATGAGCAACGTCTTTCTGTTTGGCCTGATACACATCGATTACGATACATCCCTGACCTTCAGTCTGGTGGCCTATGGCGTGTTTCTCGCTTCCCTGGCGCCCGCAGCCCTGTGGGCGTTCTTCGAGCCGTTGCGGCCGGAACCGGTTGTCGAAAACAGCCCCCCGGGAGGACCGGTTTGA
- a CDS encoding methyltransferase domain-containing protein, translating to MKEETFRYYIDEWTCFEGRALVRGWAFHRVSPIIQIGYAWPSGGAIWKTWQGLRSEDVQAAFGKVGSHARFKFDVDVHGEANLLSLRLGFRLENGEEIWIDDPSMETVRRGPYAEDGVLAEFRKAMEAVGPGCRVLEIGSRARSGVRNRDALVPEGMAFTGLDILDGDGVDVVGDAHELSRHFRKNTFDFIYSLNVFEHLLMPWKVAVEMNRVMKPGGQVLVLSHQSFPLHDIPCDFWRFSDRAWHGLFNVYTGFEVVRTALYDRVRVLPHVMYAGTRDTQYASAFIHSMVWARKTGKTRLGWKVPVNRVLAEIYPE from the coding sequence TTGAAGGAAGAGACTTTCCGGTACTATATCGATGAATGGACCTGCTTTGAAGGCAGGGCGCTCGTTCGCGGCTGGGCTTTCCATCGGGTATCCCCGATCATCCAGATTGGATATGCCTGGCCATCGGGAGGCGCCATCTGGAAGACCTGGCAGGGACTTCGCAGCGAAGATGTCCAGGCTGCCTTTGGCAAGGTGGGATCGCATGCCCGCTTCAAATTCGATGTCGATGTGCATGGGGAAGCGAATTTGCTCTCGCTCAGGCTCGGTTTCCGGCTTGAAAACGGCGAAGAGATCTGGATCGATGATCCTTCGATGGAGACGGTGCGACGAGGGCCCTATGCGGAGGACGGTGTTCTGGCTGAATTCCGGAAAGCCATGGAAGCGGTGGGCCCGGGGTGCCGGGTGCTCGAGATCGGTTCTCGGGCCAGATCGGGGGTCCGCAATCGCGATGCGCTGGTCCCGGAAGGGATGGCTTTCACAGGTCTGGATATTCTGGATGGAGACGGCGTGGATGTTGTCGGCGATGCCCATGAGCTCAGCCGCCATTTTCGGAAAAACACCTTTGATTTCATCTATTCATTGAACGTTTTTGAGCATTTGCTGATGCCGTGGAAGGTTGCCGTCGAAATGAATCGGGTGATGAAGCCGGGCGGCCAGGTGCTGGTGCTCTCGCATCAGAGTTTCCCGCTGCATGATATTCCGTGCGATTTCTGGCGGTTTTCCGACAGGGCGTGGCACGGTCTTTTCAATGTCTATACCGGTTTCGAAGTTGTGCGTACCGCCCTGTACGACCGGGTGCGGGTGCTGCCCCATGTGATGTATGCAGGTACCAGGGACACACAGTATGCTTCGGCTTTCATTCATTCCATGGTATGGGCCAGAAAGACGGGAAAGACCCGGCTCGGCTGGAAGGTTCCGGTGAACAGAGTTCTTGCGGAAATCTATCCCGAGTGA
- a CDS encoding glycosyltransferase family 2 protein: MDVSVVLPVYNEEENIPILYRELCEALAPTKWAYEIIFVDDGSSDRSWEILSGIQYQDDRVVAIRFRRNFGQTAALSAGFDHASGDVVVTLDADLQNDPKDIPLLVAKLQEGYDLVNGWRYERKDPFLSRKLPSRIANWIISTTTHVKLHDYGCTLKVFRKEIAANLRLYGEMHRFIPAIASGLGAAITEVRVNHRERKFGKSKYGISRTIRVVLDLITVKFFLSYSTRPIQIFGLLGVVSGGLGFLMALWMTIQRQFYGMSLANRPLLLLAILLMFTGLQFVSLGLIAELQSRTYHESQNKPIYVIRKTLQTENHQRQ, encoded by the coding sequence TTGGATGTTTCAGTGGTATTGCCGGTTTATAACGAGGAAGAGAATATTCCCATTCTGTATCGCGAACTTTGTGAAGCGCTCGCACCGACGAAATGGGCGTATGAAATCATTTTTGTGGATGATGGAAGCTCGGATCGAAGCTGGGAGATACTCTCCGGAATCCAGTATCAGGATGACCGCGTTGTCGCGATCCGGTTCCGGAGAAACTTCGGGCAGACGGCGGCCCTGTCAGCCGGTTTCGATCATGCATCCGGGGATGTGGTCGTCACCCTCGATGCCGACCTGCAGAACGATCCCAAGGATATTCCGCTGCTTGTCGCAAAATTGCAGGAGGGATACGATCTGGTCAACGGCTGGCGTTATGAGCGCAAGGACCCGTTTCTCAGCCGGAAGCTGCCTTCCCGGATCGCCAATTGGATCATCTCCACTACGACTCATGTCAAGCTTCATGACTATGGATGTACGCTGAAAGTCTTTCGCAAGGAAATCGCCGCCAATCTGCGGCTCTATGGGGAGATGCACCGTTTTATTCCAGCCATCGCCAGCGGCCTGGGGGCTGCGATCACGGAAGTTCGGGTCAACCACCGGGAACGAAAATTCGGCAAATCGAAATATGGGATTTCTCGGACCATCCGGGTGGTGCTCGACCTGATCACGGTAAAATTTTTCCTGAGTTATTCCACGCGGCCGATCCAGATCTTTGGGCTTCTGGGCGTTGTCAGCGGCGGGCTGGGATTTTTGATGGCCTTGTGGATGACCATCCAGCGGCAGTTTTACGGCATGAGCCTGGCCAACAGGCCGCTCCTGCTGCTCGCCATCCTGCTGATGTTCACCGGTCTGCAATTTGTCTCGCTGGGGCTCATCGCCGAATTGCAGAGCAGAACGTACCACGAGTCCCAGAACAAACCCATTTATGTGATCCGAAAAACGCTTCAGACCGAAAATCATCAGAGACAATGA
- a CDS encoding TolB family protein — MIRNITLWGLACLIGWGAAALHAQDASLSSTIAVWSQADGSSRQIYCSRQVDGLWSAPVVLSRDTGQNVTPSVARSSDGRIWVVWTTLLAGEAKLSLCHSQGEGWSAPSIIDTGMRSNTAPGILVDAEGVLWLVWSGNNGGNDDIYVMRHDGKSWSGVERVHPANEVPDVLPSIETGPDGMPLVKWSRFSDGQYRVFYASWQGKQWSTPVEIGANTASRAVQPNSTDLPAEVQEPDKASVLESGRMEGTSIRDRFENFRKRTDRLNGK; from the coding sequence ATGATCCGCAACATCACGCTATGGGGGCTGGCATGCCTGATCGGATGGGGAGCGGCAGCCCTCCACGCGCAGGATGCTTCCCTGTCTTCGACCATAGCCGTCTGGTCACAGGCCGACGGCTCGAGTCGTCAGATTTACTGCTCCCGGCAGGTTGATGGCCTCTGGTCGGCGCCTGTCGTCTTGAGCCGGGATACCGGTCAGAACGTCACCCCCAGTGTCGCCCGATCCTCCGATGGCCGCATCTGGGTCGTCTGGACAACACTTCTGGCGGGAGAGGCCAAGCTTTCCCTGTGCCATTCGCAGGGAGAAGGGTGGTCCGCTCCATCCATCATCGATACGGGCATGCGATCCAATACCGCGCCCGGTATTCTGGTCGATGCCGAAGGCGTTCTGTGGCTGGTCTGGTCGGGGAACAACGGCGGCAATGATGACATTTATGTGATGCGCCATGATGGCAAGAGCTGGAGTGGTGTCGAACGGGTGCATCCGGCAAACGAGGTGCCGGACGTGCTTCCCTCGATTGAAACCGGTCCCGATGGCATGCCGCTGGTGAAGTGGTCCCGATTTTCGGACGGGCAGTATCGGGTTTTCTACGCGAGCTGGCAGGGCAAGCAGTGGAGTACGCCGGTGGAAATCGGCGCGAACACGGCTTCCCGGGCGGTGCAGCCCAACAGCACGGATTTGCCGGCGGAAGTGCAGGAGCCCGACAAGGCCTCTGTGTTGGAATCGGGCAGAATGGAAGGGACATCGATCCGGGATCGCTTTGAGAATTTCCGGAAAAGAACGGACAGACTGAACGGGAAATAG
- a CDS encoding SGNH/GDSL hydrolase family protein, with product MKAIPYFSKIIAAWILLLPTLMGVAGSASADVTDPIGEDTTTTTTTTIPVVVVPQVAIGFGDSIAVGYPYVSGPGDGRRVGAWEPLVESALNANNGSWQVLNYGVEGETSYQGLSRIGSVLDGRGGAYILILEGTNDFEWGISYNTTVYNLGAMLDKASAAGLTPIISTLTPDSQPIIGGLKNIPNTYNPAITSMAQQKKITVCDQYAALIGNWSSMTYDNLHPNSAGYQVMASTWYGTLSSVLPKKGSGGGGGCFIATAAYGSMEEPHVRMLRAFRDRFLMTSAAGRALVEGYYRVSPPIAQVIASSTFLRSLVRILLLPVIALAWGMLHFQLAGWIAAAAALVAMGFAWHSGRSFLQWDRSGRR from the coding sequence ATGAAAGCGATTCCATATTTTTCGAAGATCATAGCGGCATGGATCCTTTTGTTGCCAACACTGATGGGCGTAGCTGGAAGCGCTTCTGCGGATGTAACGGATCCGATAGGGGAAGATACGACGACAACCACCACAACCACGATTCCTGTGGTGGTTGTGCCGCAGGTAGCCATTGGATTTGGGGATAGCATTGCGGTGGGCTATCCGTACGTCAGCGGACCGGGGGATGGCCGGCGTGTGGGCGCGTGGGAACCGCTGGTGGAAAGCGCGCTCAATGCCAACAACGGTTCCTGGCAGGTCCTCAACTACGGGGTGGAAGGGGAGACGAGCTATCAGGGGCTCAGCAGAATCGGCAGTGTGCTCGATGGGCGGGGAGGCGCCTATATCCTCATCCTGGAGGGAACCAACGATTTCGAGTGGGGCATATCCTACAATACAACGGTATACAATCTCGGTGCGATGCTCGACAAGGCTTCCGCAGCCGGGCTGACGCCGATCATTTCCACCCTGACGCCGGATTCACAGCCGATCATCGGCGGCCTGAAGAACATTCCCAACACCTACAATCCGGCCATCACATCCATGGCCCAGCAGAAAAAAATCACGGTCTGCGATCAGTATGCCGCTCTCATCGGTAACTGGAGCAGCATGACCTATGACAACCTTCATCCGAACAGCGCCGGCTATCAGGTGATGGCCAGCACCTGGTATGGGACACTAAGTTCGGTTCTGCCGAAAAAGGGTTCGGGCGGCGGGGGCGGTTGTTTCATTGCGACGGCGGCATACGGTTCGATGGAAGAGCCTCATGTCCGGATGCTTCGGGCCTTTCGGGATCGCTTCCTGATGACATCTGCCGCGGGTCGGGCGCTGGTGGAAGGCTATTATCGGGTTTCCCCACCCATCGCGCAGGTCATTGCCTCCTCGACATTTCTCAGGAGCCTCGTCCGCATACTGCTGCTGCCCGTGATCGCCCTGGCGTGGGGGATGCTGCATTTTCAGTTGGCCGGATGGATCGCGGCGGCAGCCGCTCTCGTTGCGATGGGCTTTGCATGGCATTCCGGCAGAAGTTTTCTGCAGTGGGATCGATCCGGCAGACGATGA
- a CDS encoding glycosyltransferase family 2 protein, whose translation MKEPAWPLSIVIPNWNGMGVLPACLASIDAQNAGDLQVIVVDNGSQDGSLEWVRGHYPQVQLIVHERNLGFGPAVNAGIRACDAPLVFLLNNDTELCEHCIARLMKAAADHPEYHSFAPKMIADADRSVLDGAGDGMMRTGAGYRIGTGERDGGRFDTCRPVFGPCAGAALYRRELFDRIGLFDEAYFAYLEDVDLNFRANLAGYRCLYVPDARLYHIGSRSSDGKMGDTVVRLTTRNLIRMIIKNYSIPMLFSWWPLILGYQLWWLLVCLRREKMCAYRQGLRDAKKHCRDMVASRKAPCAGSPEEKRMREVIRASEAEIFHSVVRRRADAGKSTGMLKAFGRMMGYPEMAP comes from the coding sequence ATGAAAGAACCGGCATGGCCTTTGTCCATCGTTATCCCCAACTGGAACGGAATGGGTGTCCTTCCTGCCTGTCTGGCCTCCATCGACGCCCAGAACGCCGGCGATCTTCAGGTTATCGTTGTGGACAACGGCTCACAGGATGGCTCGTTGGAATGGGTCCGCGGCCATTATCCACAAGTTCAACTGATTGTTCATGAACGGAACCTGGGTTTCGGGCCGGCCGTCAATGCGGGAATCCGGGCGTGTGATGCCCCGCTTGTCTTTTTGCTGAACAACGATACGGAACTGTGCGAACATTGTATCGCACGGCTCATGAAGGCGGCTGCGGACCATCCCGAATACCACAGTTTCGCTCCCAAAATGATCGCCGATGCCGACCGCTCTGTCCTGGACGGCGCCGGAGACGGCATGATGCGCACGGGCGCGGGGTATCGTATCGGGACAGGGGAGAGGGATGGGGGCCGATTCGATACCTGTCGACCGGTGTTTGGCCCCTGCGCGGGTGCTGCCCTGTATCGAAGGGAACTTTTCGATCGGATCGGGCTATTCGATGAAGCCTATTTTGCCTATCTGGAGGATGTCGATCTGAATTTTCGGGCGAACCTTGCGGGTTACAGATGTCTGTATGTGCCCGATGCCCGGCTCTACCATATCGGCAGCCGATCGAGCGATGGGAAAATGGGCGATACCGTCGTTCGGCTGACGACCCGGAACCTCATCCGGATGATCATCAAAAATTATTCGATTCCGATGCTCTTCTCCTGGTGGCCGCTGATTCTCGGATATCAGCTCTGGTGGCTCCTGGTTTGCCTGAGGCGCGAAAAGATGTGCGCCTATCGGCAGGGGCTCCGGGATGCAAAGAAGCATTGTCGGGATATGGTGGCCAGCCGCAAGGCGCCTTGCGCCGGCAGTCCGGAAGAGAAACGCATGCGTGAGGTTATCCGGGCATCCGAGGCGGAGATTTTTCACTCGGTTGTCAGAAGAAGGGCCGACGCCGGAAAATCGACCGGGATGCTGAAAGCATTCGGGCGGATGATGGGCTATCCGGAGATGGCACCGTGA
- a CDS encoding glycosyltransferase family 2 protein gives MITVIVVNWNGAAMLVDCLASLELQRMRPSRVVVVDNGSSDHSVAVVRKRFPNVDIIALNRNEGFAAANNAALRTVTTPYVALINNDALAHRDWIGCSVESLQRYPEAGMAASKMLFADRPDTIDRVGDGYSRAGAGILRGRNAPAGAFSEGEWIFGACAGAAVYRMDMLRRIGWFDPAFFLLYEDVDLSFRAQLAGYKCRYVPEAIVFHRSCATIGRDSAVSVYYGHRNGEWVYFRNMPIGLIQKSFLLHVRYIVLSGLYFLSRGFGAVYLKAKKDAFAALPAILRQRAGIQMNRNINDTCLWELFTPDRPLDRLRSRRIRNTS, from the coding sequence GTGATTACGGTGATTGTGGTGAACTGGAACGGGGCGGCGATGCTGGTGGATTGCCTGGCCTCGCTTGAATTGCAGCGAATGCGCCCATCGCGGGTGGTGGTGGTGGACAACGGATCGAGCGATCATTCGGTTGCCGTTGTGCGCAAACGCTTCCCGAATGTGGACATCATCGCGTTGAATCGGAACGAGGGGTTTGCGGCGGCCAACAACGCAGCGCTTCGCACCGTCACCACGCCTTATGTCGCCCTGATCAACAACGATGCCCTGGCCCACAGGGATTGGATCGGATGCAGCGTGGAATCCCTGCAGCGCTATCCCGAAGCCGGCATGGCGGCATCCAAAATGCTGTTTGCGGATCGACCCGACACCATCGATCGGGTCGGGGACGGTTACAGCAGAGCAGGCGCAGGCATTCTCCGCGGCAGAAACGCGCCCGCAGGCGCATTCAGCGAAGGCGAGTGGATATTTGGCGCCTGCGCCGGTGCAGCCGTGTACCGGATGGATATGTTGAGACGGATCGGCTGGTTTGATCCGGCATTTTTTCTGCTGTACGAGGATGTCGACCTGAGTTTCCGGGCGCAGCTTGCCGGATACAAATGCCGCTATGTTCCGGAGGCCATTGTGTTTCATCGTTCCTGCGCCACCATCGGCAGGGACAGCGCTGTCTCCGTATATTACGGCCACCGAAACGGAGAATGGGTGTATTTCCGAAACATGCCGATCGGCTTGATTCAAAAGTCCTTTCTCCTGCATGTTCGATATATCGTCCTTTCCGGATTGTATTTTCTCAGCCGTGGTTTTGGAGCGGTCTATCTCAAAGCCAAAAAGGATGCATTTGCCGCGTTGCCCGCTATTCTGCGGCAAAGGGCGGGCATTCAGATGAACCGGAACATCAACGACACCTGTCTTTGGGAACTTTTTACACCAGATCGGCCGCTCGATCGGCTTCGATCGAGGCGGATACGGAACACTTCATGA
- a CDS encoding glycosyltransferase has translation MNLSPAALAFDIIIVNYNSTDYLFECLRTVYEALGEMAATVYVEDNASHDQPERILEVFPAVRLHRNSTNIGFAAAVNQAIRRGLSPYVVLLNPDSLMDRRFFQNLIPFLEANPDVGLIGPKILDGDGSVQGSARAFPTPLTAFFGRKSLFTRLFPTNRITSANVLTSRCDGINPMCVDWVSGACMIVRRKAIDEVGLLDERFFMYWEDADWCRRMWDKGWKVQYYPLSTVMHYVGVSSDQLMIRSLYEFHRSVYLLFDKYSKPSPWILKPLIMAGLFFRLCFVTLSGCLQLWIGRAKPGAAAHRATRTEKAPERIRVLRMIARLNIGGPAIHVHLLTTRMDPAKFRTLLVTGNISSQEGDMSYLFEDDENKPVLIPELQRDISLFLDMQAMFRIFRILNRFRPHIVDTHTAKAGFSARFAVLIYNVLFRQHVHIVHTFHGHVFEGYFSKTKSALFVWIERQIARLTNVIIAISPIQRRELVERYRIAPAWKVRTIELGFDLDPFVKCRERSGKFRSLLGVDETTILIGIVGRLVPIKNHGLFLEAAKRLRLQTPDGNVRFVIVGDGECRSELERQVHRLGISGDVLFCGWIRDIPDVYADLDILALTSLNEGTPFSIIEAMAARVPVVATCVGGVPDLLGSPVGQITEHGYCVCDRGVLCRSEDPDGFFRAMHYLLDENESVREDRISRAMDFAVRKYSQERLLKDMERLYLELVGRSPDESA, from the coding sequence ATGAATCTTTCTCCTGCGGCGTTGGCCTTCGATATCATCATCGTCAATTACAACAGCACCGACTACCTCTTCGAATGTTTGCGTACGGTTTACGAAGCGCTCGGTGAGATGGCCGCGACTGTATATGTGGAAGACAATGCTTCCCATGATCAACCGGAGCGGATTCTCGAAGTTTTTCCGGCTGTCCGGTTGCATCGGAACAGCACCAACATCGGTTTTGCCGCAGCCGTCAACCAGGCCATCCGCCGTGGTCTTTCGCCCTATGTGGTTCTGCTCAATCCCGACTCCCTGATGGATCGCCGGTTTTTCCAGAACCTGATCCCGTTCCTGGAAGCCAATCCGGATGTCGGTCTGATCGGGCCGAAAATTCTGGACGGAGACGGTTCGGTACAGGGGTCTGCCCGGGCGTTTCCGACGCCCCTGACGGCTTTTTTCGGCAGGAAATCCCTTTTTACCAGACTTTTCCCGACAAACCGGATTACCAGCGCCAATGTGCTGACCAGCCGCTGCGACGGGATCAACCCCATGTGCGTGGACTGGGTGTCGGGCGCCTGCATGATCGTTCGCCGAAAGGCGATCGATGAAGTCGGTTTGCTGGATGAGCGATTTTTCATGTACTGGGAGGATGCCGACTGGTGCAGGCGGATGTGGGACAAGGGCTGGAAGGTGCAGTACTATCCGCTGTCAACGGTGATGCATTATGTCGGGGTGAGCAGCGATCAGTTGATGATCCGCTCCCTGTATGAATTTCACAGAAGCGTCTATCTGCTCTTCGATAAATACAGCAAGCCTTCCCCATGGATACTCAAGCCACTGATCATGGCCGGGCTTTTTTTCCGGCTGTGTTTCGTCACGTTATCCGGGTGCCTGCAACTGTGGATCGGACGCGCCAAGCCAGGAGCGGCCGCTCACCGTGCGACAAGAACGGAGAAGGCTCCTGAGCGGATCCGGGTGTTGCGGATGATCGCACGGTTGAACATTGGCGGACCGGCAATCCATGTGCATCTGCTGACAACCCGGATGGATCCGGCGAAGTTTCGTACGCTTCTGGTAACGGGCAATATCTCCTCGCAGGAAGGCGATATGAGCTATTTGTTTGAAGACGACGAAAACAAACCGGTGCTCATACCCGAGCTGCAGCGGGACATCAGCCTCTTTCTCGACATGCAGGCCATGTTCCGGATTTTCCGGATACTGAATCGCTTCCGGCCCCACATCGTCGATACGCACACGGCCAAGGCGGGATTCAGCGCCCGGTTCGCCGTGTTGATCTATAATGTGCTTTTCCGCCAGCATGTTCATATCGTACACACCTTCCACGGCCATGTCTTCGAAGGGTATTTCAGCAAGACCAAATCCGCCCTGTTTGTCTGGATCGAACGGCAGATCGCGCGGTTGACCAACGTGATCATCGCTATCAGCCCGATTCAGAGAAGGGAGCTGGTGGAGCGGTACCGGATCGCACCGGCATGGAAGGTGCGCACCATTGAGCTGGGTTTCGATCTGGATCCCTTCGTGAAGTGCCGGGAAAGATCCGGAAAATTCCGGAGTCTGCTGGGTGTGGATGAAACGACGATTCTGATCGGGATTGTCGGAAGGCTGGTGCCGATCAAAAATCACGGGCTTTTCCTGGAGGCGGCAAAACGCCTGCGATTGCAGACACCGGATGGGAATGTTCGTTTTGTTATCGTTGGCGACGGGGAATGCCGAAGCGAGCTGGAACGGCAGGTACATCGTCTCGGGATTTCGGGCGATGTACTCTTTTGCGGCTGGATCCGGGATATCCCGGATGTGTACGCCGATCTTGACATTCTCGCGCTGACTTCCCTGAACGAAGGGACGCCATTTTCCATTATCGAGGCCATGGCGGCCCGGGTCCCGGTCGTTGCGACCTGTGTGGGCGGTGTGCCGGATTTGCTGGGGTCACCGGTCGGACAGATAACCGAGCATGGCTATTGCGTATGCGATCGGGGCGTGCTTTGCCGAAGCGAGGATCCGGATGGATTTTTCCGGGCGATGCATTATCTCCTCGATGAAAATGAATCGGTTCGTGAAGACCGCATATCGAGAGCCATGGATTTTGCGGTTCGGAAGTACTCGCAGGAGCGTTTGTTGAAGGATATGGAACGGCTGTATCTGGAATTGGTGGGACGATCTCCCGATGAAAGTGCGTGA
- a CDS encoding lipopolysaccharide biosynthesis protein, producing MSGSGETEFEKSRDGLKERPFRFPWRFFNRANRYSSEMGWVVFGQAGLAAGYVLAIKLISAVLDVEEFGRFSLGLTLINLVQLTLFTPLAQGLMRYWSVSVQQGNMAAFQGVSGKWMLRLVFGSILGAIALMAGAMALHQDGWVIVIGLSILSGALGGCVNGDVFVMNADRSRKAAAWFNVFFACLRPGLGFALAIGFWKRAEAVLLGYFLVSLVMAPVSRGFLRGWMAKSAEKPAEPEPAHQNLSNQIFAFSWPFLPLGIFSWIQQSSDRWALQAMFGAEAVGRFAVVSQMAFYPMVFLSGILQLFFMPIAYGKAQAHPGARGAAFPVLIWLVGAFLLLALVVVGFLGLFQEELVVLVSRSAYTGYHVYLVGMGVAWALYYLGVVLSGFGLVAERSRVYLPAGFASAIVAAVGCFLGAFLLGPRGVVAALWISGGMYAAWNGWTAYRIVSGIRKAHPSGSC from the coding sequence ATGTCCGGGAGCGGAGAGACAGAATTCGAGAAATCAAGGGACGGGCTGAAAGAGAGGCCTTTCCGGTTCCCGTGGAGATTTTTCAACCGGGCAAACCGGTATTCTTCGGAAATGGGATGGGTCGTCTTCGGCCAGGCAGGACTGGCTGCAGGCTATGTCCTTGCCATCAAGCTCATCAGCGCCGTGCTCGATGTGGAAGAATTCGGGCGTTTTTCATTGGGATTGACCCTGATCAACCTGGTGCAACTGACCCTCTTCACCCCTTTGGCTCAGGGGCTCATGCGGTATTGGTCCGTCTCGGTTCAGCAAGGGAACATGGCCGCGTTTCAGGGAGTTTCCGGAAAATGGATGCTCCGGTTGGTTTTCGGTTCAATATTGGGTGCCATTGCGCTCATGGCGGGTGCCATGGCACTCCATCAGGACGGATGGGTCATCGTCATCGGTCTTTCCATCTTGTCGGGGGCGCTGGGCGGATGCGTCAACGGCGATGTTTTTGTCATGAATGCCGATCGAAGCCGAAAGGCAGCCGCCTGGTTCAATGTTTTCTTCGCCTGTCTCAGACCGGGCTTGGGATTTGCCCTTGCCATCGGTTTCTGGAAAAGGGCTGAAGCGGTATTGTTGGGATATTTTCTTGTTTCCCTGGTGATGGCGCCTGTCAGCCGCGGCTTTCTCCGGGGCTGGATGGCAAAATCCGCAGAAAAGCCTGCTGAACCGGAACCCGCGCATCAGAATTTGTCCAATCAAATCTTCGCCTTTTCCTGGCCGTTTCTTCCCCTCGGGATTTTTTCCTGGATTCAGCAATCTTCCGATAGATGGGCTCTGCAAGCGATGTTCGGGGCAGAGGCGGTCGGGCGATTTGCCGTCGTTTCCCAGATGGCTTTTTATCCGATGGTATTTTTGTCGGGAATCTTGCAATTGTTTTTCATGCCCATCGCCTATGGCAAAGCGCAAGCGCATCCGGGCGCCAGGGGGGCCGCCTTCCCCGTGCTGATATGGCTGGTAGGCGCTTTTCTGCTGCTTGCCCTCGTCGTTGTCGGTTTTCTCGGGTTGTTCCAGGAAGAGCTGGTTGTTCTGGTCAGCCGCAGCGCCTATACCGGCTACCATGTCTATCTGGTCGGCATGGGAGTCGCCTGGGCCCTGTATTATCTGGGGGTTGTGCTTTCCGGATTCGGTCTGGTAGCGGAAAGGTCCCGCGTCTATCTGCCTGCGGGTTTTGCTTCTGCCATCGTTGCGGCTGTTGGCTGCTTCCTGGGTGCGTTTCTCCTTGGTCCCAGAGGGGTGGTGGCGGCCCTGTGGATCAGTGGCGGCATGTATGCGGCATGGAATGGATGGACGGCGTATCGCATCGTTTCCGGCATCAGGAAAGCGCATCCTTCCGGATCATGTTGA